In Cloacibacterium caeni, a single window of DNA contains:
- a CDS encoding 2TM domain-containing protein, whose product MKLEVIKKTALNLLYINIIVSLFIFLIDPGEKTFERYSVTFLISGMYTFFIGLGNGFLNDYLDSKFSWTDETRKRTIAAIVGTLVMNIALVYFCNYLNFIIIQGKNPEKFFNGEMNFINWFFINFAIMISAIGHARGFMAAWKNSTKKEVVEQKLIAKSANAQFESLKNQLDPHFLFNSLNVLDSLIEENPVQAQRFTNSMSKIYRYVLEQKDKELVSVEEEIDFAKTYCELLKTRFEDAVTFDFNISEEDKKGFVVPLSLQLLLENSIKHNFATSSKPLNIKIFTEKGNLIIENNLQTRELPNTSTGVGLANIVSRYNLLTERNVFVEKSEAFFRVKLPILTEKLNPMNPYTPSQEQLAYEKAAKRVEELKGFYGNLISYCIFIPFLIFINFQTSPKYHWFWWPMLGWGIGVISHGIKTFGIGTDWEERQIKKYMEKEEENARKWK is encoded by the coding sequence ATGAAACTCGAGGTAATCAAAAAAACGGCACTTAACCTACTCTACATCAATATTATTGTAAGTCTTTTTATCTTCTTAATTGATCCAGGAGAAAAAACATTCGAAAGGTACTCTGTTACTTTCCTTATTTCTGGAATGTACACGTTTTTCATAGGTTTAGGAAACGGTTTTTTAAACGATTATCTAGATTCTAAATTTTCGTGGACAGATGAAACGCGCAAAAGAACCATTGCGGCGATTGTAGGAACTTTGGTGATGAATATTGCGCTGGTTTATTTTTGTAATTATCTGAATTTCATTATTATACAAGGCAAAAATCCAGAAAAATTCTTCAATGGAGAGATGAACTTCATCAATTGGTTTTTCATCAATTTTGCGATTATGATTTCGGCAATTGGTCACGCTAGAGGTTTTATGGCGGCTTGGAAAAACTCTACCAAAAAAGAAGTAGTAGAACAAAAACTTATCGCCAAATCAGCCAATGCGCAATTCGAAAGTTTAAAAAATCAATTAGACCCGCATTTTTTATTCAATTCTCTGAATGTTTTAGATTCTTTGATTGAGGAAAATCCTGTTCAAGCGCAACGTTTTACCAATTCTATGTCGAAGATATATCGCTATGTCTTGGAACAAAAAGACAAGGAATTGGTTTCGGTGGAAGAAGAAATAGACTTTGCCAAAACCTATTGCGAACTCTTGAAAACCAGATTTGAAGACGCAGTAACCTTTGATTTCAACATTTCAGAGGAAGACAAAAAAGGTTTTGTAGTACCACTTTCTTTGCAACTTTTGCTCGAAAATTCTATTAAACACAATTTTGCCACCTCATCTAAACCATTGAATATCAAAATATTTACAGAAAAAGGAAACCTCATCATCGAAAATAATTTGCAAACCAGAGAATTGCCGAATACATCTACAGGCGTAGGTTTAGCGAACATAGTTTCGAGATATAATTTATTAACCGAAAGAAATGTCTTCGTAGAAAAATCAGAAGCTTTCTTCCGTGTGAAACTCCCTATTTTAACAGAAAAATTGAACCCTATGAATCCATATACTCCATCACAAGAACAATTGGCTTACGAAAAAGCTGCAAAACGCGTAGAAGAACTCAAAGGTTTCTACGGAAACTTAATTTCTTACTGCATTTTTATCCCATTTTTAATTTTTATCAACTTCCAAACTTCGCCTAAATATCATTGGTTTTGGTGGCCAATGCTAGGTTGGGGAATCGGTGTAATTTCTCACGGAATTAAGACTTTCGGAATCGGAACAGATTGGGAAGAGCGCCAAATCAAAAAATACATGGAAAAAGAAGAAGAAAACGCCAGAAAATGGAAATAA
- a CDS encoding 2TM domain-containing protein, whose translation METYKTTQEQKLENARKHVKRIKGFYTHALVFVLVNVFIIFSNVIADGKGFNNMDNYYTAFFWGFGLLAHGLSVFGGELFLGRNWEERKIQEILNEK comes from the coding sequence ATGGAAACGTACAAAACTACACAAGAACAGAAACTAGAAAACGCTAGAAAGCACGTAAAAAGAATCAAAGGTTTTTACACGCACGCTTTGGTTTTCGTATTGGTAAACGTATTTATTATTTTCTCTAATGTAATTGCAGACGGAAAAGGTTTTAATAACATGGATAATTATTACACGGCTTTTTTCTGGGGTTTCGGCTTATTGGCTCATGGTTTATCGGTTTTTGGTGGTGAGCTATTTTTAGGCAGAAACTGGGAAGAAAGAAAAATCCAAGAAATTTTAAACGAAAAATAA
- a CDS encoding DUF1493 family protein: MITIEEIVDFTKDFLKEDNIFPDTDIFSLGIYGDDMDEFLGSYHKKYGVNFDNYLWYFHNEEEISNNFSIGKIFFKPPYDSVERIPITPEILTKFANTKVWEIYYPEHQLPKYRYDVLIDQIIFGGLALIIIYISLKDCFGRN, from the coding sequence ATGATTACTATAGAAGAAATTGTAGATTTTACAAAAGATTTCTTAAAAGAAGATAATATTTTTCCTGACACTGATATTTTTTCTTTAGGGATTTATGGTGATGATATGGATGAATTTCTTGGAAGCTATCACAAAAAATATGGAGTAAACTTTGATAATTATTTATGGTATTTTCATAATGAAGAAGAAATTAGCAATAACTTTTCAATTGGAAAAATATTCTTTAAACCTCCTTATGATAGCGTAGAAAGAATCCCAATAACTCCAGAAATTTTAACAAAATTTGCTAATACAAAGGTTTGGGAAATTTATTATCCAGAACATCAACTTCCCAAATATCGCTATGATGTTTTAATAGACCAAATAATCTTTGGAGGATTAGCTTTAATTATTATTTATATCAGTTTAAAAGATTGTTTTGGTAGAAATTAA
- a CDS encoding 2TM domain-containing protein: protein MEPINDKNIQYERAKKRVKEIKGFYIHALVYVLVNLFLILSTSIKYDSFETFFQQNQFWGIGLWGIGLFAHGLSVFLPNFILGKNWEEKKIRELMERNRNLKI, encoded by the coding sequence ATGGAACCTATAAACGATAAAAATATTCAATACGAAAGAGCCAAAAAAAGGGTGAAAGAAATCAAAGGTTTCTATATTCACGCTTTGGTTTATGTTTTGGTCAACTTGTTTTTAATTCTGTCAACATCCATAAAATACGATTCTTTTGAAACGTTTTTCCAGCAAAATCAATTCTGGGGAATCGGACTTTGGGGAATTGGACTTTTTGCTCATGGTTTATCCGTTTTCTTGCCTAATTTTATCCTCGGAAAAAACTGGGAAGAAAAGAAAATACGTGAATTGATGGAAAGAAATAGAAATTTGAAAATATAA
- a CDS encoding 2TM domain-containing protein translates to MEITMENQNKFNEIAYKKAQKRVKDIRTYYYMVLGYLAVGYFIVSRNYDGNLLNISRNYSVWIVILWGIFLLGYGIYLFTPYFRNWEERKTKELMEKYKQKN, encoded by the coding sequence ATGGAAATAACTATGGAAAATCAAAATAAATTCAACGAAATTGCTTACAAAAAAGCACAAAAAAGAGTAAAAGACATCAGAACGTATTATTACATGGTTTTGGGATATTTAGCGGTGGGTTATTTCATTGTTAGCCGAAATTATGACGGGAATCTTCTTAATATTTCTAGAAATTACAGCGTTTGGATTGTAATCTTGTGGGGAATTTTTCTTTTGGGTTACGGAATTTATTTATTCACGCCTTATTTCAGAAATTGGGAAGAAAGAAAAACCAAAGAATTAATGGAGAAATACAAACAAAAAAATTAA
- a CDS encoding LytR/AlgR family response regulator transcription factor, producing MKVVIIEDEKPAARKLERLISNFTDLQLVATLHSVEDAVDWFSKNEHPKLIFSDIVLGDGLSFDIFEKVPTKSFIIYTTAFDQYTLKAFKLNSIDYLLKPISEEDLAKAIEKFKSFLPSEETHNALEMKSLIKEDQPKLSRILVKIGYNLKVVKTEEICCFYSENKIVYAQTLERSFPTDFTLDELEEVLDEKTFFRVNRQFIISSDCIKNIHTSPNYKVELQAQPAEEITVSRERVKDFKDWLVK from the coding sequence ATGAAAGTAGTAATTATAGAAGACGAAAAACCAGCCGCGAGAAAACTCGAAAGATTAATAAGCAATTTTACTGATTTACAATTGGTTGCAACGCTCCATTCTGTGGAAGACGCTGTAGATTGGTTCAGTAAAAACGAACATCCGAAACTAATATTTTCAGACATCGTTTTGGGTGATGGTTTGTCTTTTGATATTTTTGAGAAAGTTCCTACCAAAAGTTTCATTATTTACACCACTGCTTTTGATCAATATACCTTAAAAGCCTTCAAACTCAATTCCATAGATTATCTTCTCAAGCCAATTTCAGAGGAAGATTTAGCCAAAGCAATTGAAAAATTCAAAAGTTTTTTGCCTTCAGAAGAAACGCACAACGCTTTGGAAATGAAATCTTTAATCAAAGAAGATCAACCGAAATTGTCTAGAATTTTGGTAAAAATTGGATATAATTTGAAAGTGGTTAAAACCGAAGAAATTTGTTGTTTTTATTCTGAAAACAAAATTGTTTACGCTCAAACTTTAGAACGCAGTTTCCCAACAGATTTTACCTTAGATGAATTGGAAGAAGTTTTGGATGAAAAGACGTTTTTCCGGGTAAACAGGCAGTTTATCATCAGTTCAGATTGTATCAAAAACATTCATACTTCACCGAATTACAAAGTAGAATTGCAAGCGCAACCAGCCGAAGAAATTACGGTAAGTAGAGAACGTGTGAAAGATTTTAAGGATTGGTTGGTGAAGTAA